A single region of the Triticum dicoccoides isolate Atlit2015 ecotype Zavitan chromosome 2B, WEW_v2.0, whole genome shotgun sequence genome encodes:
- the LOC119367940 gene encoding putative protein Brevis radix-like 5: MHACFHGGGGGGSGRTKTISIIRDLTKNMKSMSLKMKAGGGGGNARARRRRRKGAEGEEDLEPQDKDVAAASASAKIAPEEREGKTRAPCDRCRSGLEDVPEEGGEEEAAAAADHTTGEEQSDGEWVAEPEPGVLMTLVSRPDGTNHLRKLRFREELFDGPRAAQRWWADNYDSIVELYSIVQSTGWSHEEEDAEDGIDDDEPATPCQSEDDHHQPRRWPRLGCDSASTSAGPSSGSGSGSGSGGGSASTVGSPILGLVVATPPNNSGSRGERGPGQAQSHKHKCRSLHIN; encoded by the exons ATGCACGCGTgcttccatggcggcggcggcggcggcagcggcaggacCAAGACCATCAGCATCATCAGGGACCTCACCAAGAAC aTGAAGTCCATGTCGCTCAAGatgaaggcgggcggcggcgggggcaacgcgcgggcgaggcgacggcggcggaAAGGGGCGGAGGGGGAGGAGGACCTGGAGCCGCAGGACAAGGAcgtcgcggcggcgtccgcgtccgCCAAGATCGCGCCGGAGGAGCGAGAGGGGAAGACGCGTGCGCCATGCGACCGGTGCCGCTCCGGCCTCGAAGACGTCCCCGAggaggggggagaggaggaggcggcggcggcggcggaccatACGACCGGGGAGGAGCAGAGCGACGGCGAGTGGGTGGCGGAGCCGGAGCCCGGGGTGCTGATGACGCTGGTGTCGCGCCCCGACGGCACCAACCACCTCCGCAAGCTGAGGTTCCGGGAGGAGCTGTTCGACGGGCCCCGGGCGGCGCAGCGCTGGTGGGCGGACAACTACGACAGCATCGTCGAGCTCTACAGCATCGTGCAATCCACCGGATGGTCGCACGAGGAGGAGGACGCTGAGGACGGCATCGACGACGACGAGCCCGCGACGCCATGCCAGTCCGAGGACGACCACCACCAGCCGCGGCGGTGGCCGCGTCTGGGGTGCGATTCGGCTTCCACCTCGGCCGGCCCGTCCAGCGGAAGCggaagcggcagcggcagcggcggtgggTCGGCCAGCACCGTGGGCTCGCCCATACTGGGCCTCGTCGTCGCCACGCCTCCTAACAACAGTGGCAGCAGGGGTGAGAGAGGCCCAGGCCAAGCACAATCACACAAACACAAGTGTCGTTCCTTGCACATAAATTAG
- the LOC119364592 gene encoding uncharacterized protein LOC119364592, producing MADAKSQGRAATTALSSTPTPTWAERTEALTHILTHPSHSPSLHSQLFLASRVPCPPRGSSYPPFLCPGASLLRWALTSVFLPRAARLGLPPSSWRSRCPFQLPPPLVPSAGIETAPERWSEAELRGYAQRRRARRGPMRTRPPVSMAGVVLTTVPNIVIIVVIMRELFWVRPGRF from the coding sequence ATGGCCGACGCTAAATCCCAAGGCCGAGCAGCGACTACCGCTCTCAGTTCCACTCCCACTCCCACATGGGCGGAACGGACCGAGGCCCTAACGCACATCCTGACCCACCCCTCCCACTCGCCGTCGCTCCACTCGCAGCTCTTCCTCGCGTCCCGCGTCCCGTGCCCACCTCGGGGCTCCTCCTACCCGCCCTTCCTCTGCCCCGGCGCGTCGCTCCTGCGGTGGGCACTCACCTCCGTCTTCCTGCCCCGCGCGGCCCGCCTTGGCCTGCCGCCTTCGTCCTGGCGCTCCCGGTGCCCCTTTCAGCTCCCGCCGCCGCTCGTGCCCTCCGCCGGCATCGAGACGGCACCGGAGCGGTGGAGCGAGGCCGAGCTCCGGGGGTACGCGCAGCGGCGGCGGGCTCGGAGGGGGCCCATGAGGACGCGACCGCCGGTGTCCATGGCGGGGGTGGTGCTGACGACCGTGCCCAACATCGTGATCATCGTGGTCATCATGCGGGAGCTCTTCTGGGTCCGGCCTGGCCGTTTCTGA
- the LOC119364593 gene encoding uncharacterized protein LOC119364593, whose amino-acid sequence MASERSGSKKQELNSKKKLEKKLSFYTKVKDAVTSLQAKKAISKKKKQRSRQKKLKLKAYDLSALSEFLPQTAGSQQQTEVKLNRKSKQALVQRESAQLNAVLNNPQFQLDPLAAIHQHLVSTQPPSSVKDDESAKSGKKSRKDKKRKKKKKNALSTPQSMDI is encoded by the exons ATGGCCTCAGAAAG GAGTGGGTCTAAGAAGCAGGAGCTCAACTCTAAGAAAAAGCTAGAGAAGAAGCTCAGCTTCTATACAA AAGTGAAAGATGCGGTTACCTCCCTACAGGCCAAAAAGGCTATCAGTAAG AAAAAGAAACAGAGGAGCCGTCAGAAGAAACTGAAACTGAAAGCATATGATTTGTCAGCACTTTCTGAGTTCCTTCCACAAACAGCTGGCTCGCAGCAGCAGACGGAAGTAAAGCTCAACCGCAAGTCAAAGCAGGCTTTAGT GCAACGAGAGTCTGCTCAACTGAATGCTGTACTGAACAACCCTCAGTTCCAGCTAGACCCATTGGCTGCAATTCATCAGCATCTGGTATCAACACAACCGCCTTCTTCCGTGAAAGACGACGAGTCTGCAAAGAGCGGGAAGAAATCTAGGAAGgacaagaaaaggaagaagaagaagaagaatgctttgTCGACCCCTCAGTCGATGGATATCTGA